The DNA sequence CCGCGTTCGCGGTCATCTCGTTCGTGTTCGTGTGGCGGTTCGTCGCCGAGACCAAGGGCAAGACGCTGGAGTCCATGGGGCGCGACGAGCGCACATCGGCGTGAGCGCGGGTCGGCGGCCGGCCGGCACCGGGGCGCGGTGCCGGCCGGCCGCCTCAGGCCACCAGGTCCAGACCCTCGTGGCCCAGTTCGGCGGCGATGCGCGCCGCGACCTCCTGCAGCGCCGCCGGCGTGGGGACCACGCCTTCGGCCAGCAGCAGGTCGCGGGAGTAAGCCGCGCACTCGGCCGCGCCGACCTCGCCGCGCGGGCAGACGCGCATGCTCCCCTCGGGCGACACGGCGACGACCGCATCCGTGCAGGCGTGCATCAGGGCCACCAGGTGGCCGTAGAGGCGGGAGGGGGTGTGCATAGGTCCTTCCGGGGTATGCGGGAATGGGACCAGTGTCGCAGCACCCCGCCGAAACCGTGGTATCGGATACGACAGATGCCGGGTCGGCGGCCGGACCGAAACCGGTCCCCTCCGTGGCCGCGCCCGCGGCTGCGCACCCGGGCGAGGGTGTGGGGCGCCCCTCTCCCCTTGGTGCGGGCAGGCGGGCCCTAAGCTGGAACATCCCCTCCTTCCGAGCGTTGAGAGCAGCATGCGCCCCCTGCTCGTGGACAACCACGACTCCTACACCTACAACCTGTTCCAGCTGATCGCCGAGGTCGCCGGAACCGAACCCGACGTATGGAGCAACGACGACCCGCGCCTGGCGCGACGGGGACTGTCCGCTCGGCCCTGGATCGTGGTCTCGCCCGGTCCGGGGCACCCCGCGCGGGCGCGCGATCTCGGGCTGCTCACCGACGCGCTGCGCCGCGCCCCCGACGTGCCCGTCCTGGGCGTGTGCCTGGGCCACCAGGCCCTCGTCCACCTCGCCGGCGGCGACGTCGGAGCCGCACCGCGCCCCCGCCACGGCTACCTCAGCCGCATCCGCCACCGCGCCCGCGGGCTGTTCGCGGGCATTCCGCAGGACTTCACAGCCGTGCGCTACCACTCGCTGGCCGCCCGCCGTCCGCTGCCGGCCGAGCTGGCCGCGACCGCCTTCGCCGAGGACGGCGTCGTCATGGCCGCCGAGCACACCGAGCTGCCGCGGTGGGGTGTGCAGTTCCACCCCGAATCGGTGGCGGGCGAGTACGGGCGCGACCTCCTCGCCAACTTCCGGCACCTCGCCGGCGCGGTCCCGCGGCGCCGCCACGGCGCGGCCCCCGGCGCCGGCGGGTCGGCCGCCGCCCGGTCCTGCTCAACCGGCGGCGGCCAAGCGCGCCCGGCGACCGCGCCGCGCCCGCCACCGCCGCACGTGCGCACCCTGGAGCGCGCCGTGGACACCGAAGCCGCCTTCGCGCGGCTGCACGCCGCGAGCCCGTATGCGTTCTGGCTGGACAGCAGCCGCACCGGCGGCACCGGCCGGTTCTCCTTCCTCGGCGACGCCGGCGGAGACGACGGCGAGGTGCTGACCTACCGCGTCGGTGAGGGCGCCGTCGACGTCGCGCCGCCCGCCGGCGCCCCGATCCGGCGCGAACCCGGCACGATCTTCGACGCCCTGCGGCGGCGCACCCCCGCCCGCCCCGCCGCACCCACCGGACTGCCCTTCGACTTCACCGGCGGTTACGTGGGCTACCTCGGCTACGAGCTCAAGGCCGACTGCGGCGGCGCCGCGGCCCACCGCTCGCCCCTGCCCGACGCCGTCTGGCTGCGCTGCGACCGGGTGGTGGCGGTCGACCACGCGAACGACCGCACCTACCTCGTCGCCCGCGGCGCCGGCGCCCGGTCCTGGGCCGAGGAGACCGCCCGCACCCTGGCCGCGCTCGATCCGGCGCCTGCTCCCTCCGCCGCGGCGGCCCCCGGCGGCGACCTGGAAACGCTGCTGGAACGCAACCGGGAGGGCTATCTCACCGACGTCAAGGAGTGCCTGGCCCGCCTGGAGGAAGGCGAGAGCTACGAGATCTGCCTGACCGACCGGCTGCGCGTACCCGCCCCCGCCGACGGCCTGGCCTACTACCGGCGACTGCGCCGCGCCGCCCCCGCCCCCTACGCCGCGCTGCTGCAACTGGGCGGCACCGCGGTCTACAGCGCCTCGCCCGAGCGGTTCCTGCGCATCGGCGCCGACGGCACCGCGGAAAGCCGGCCCATCAAGGGCACGGCGCCGCGCGCCGCCGATCGGGCCGAGGACGCCCGCCGCGCAGAGGAGCTGCGCACCGGCGCGAAGACCCGCGCCGAGAACCTGATGATCGTGGATCTGCTGCGCAACGACCTCGGCCGCGTGTGCGAGGTCGGCAGCGTGGAGGTGCCGCGGTTCATGTACACCGAGTCCTACAGCACCGTCCACCAGCTCGTCTCCACCGTGCGCGGCCGCCTGCGCGCCGGGGCGCACCCCGTCGACGCCGTGCGGGCCTGCTTCCCCGGCGGGTCCATGACCGGCGCTCCCAAGCTGCGCACCATGGAGATCATCGACCGGCTGGAGAACTCCGCCCGCGGCGTCTACTCCGGCGCCCTGGGCTACCTCTCCCACGAGGGCACCGCCGACCTGAGCGTCGTCATCCGCACGGCCGTCGCGCACGACGGCACCTTGACGGTGGGCGCGGGCGGCGCCGTCGTGCTCGACTCCGATCCGCAGGAGGAGTACGCCGAGATGCTCCTCAAGGCCGCCGTCGCGCTCAGCGGCCGCTGACCCGCGCGGTGCCCGTCCGCGAGGCGGATGGCACAATACTGTTCGCTTTCCAACGGACACGTACTAGGACGACCGATGCCCGAACCCGAGGACCCCCGGCACCCCGGCGGCGGCCCGTACCCTCCGCCCTCCGCCCCCGACGCGCCCCGATCGCGCCCGGCCGATCCGGGACGGCGCATGCTCGCCTTCGCCGTGGACCTGGTCCTGACGCTGGTGCTGTTCTACGTGCTGTTCCTGCTGGGCATGGCCGCCTCCTACGGCGTCGTGACCGGGCTGGGGCTGCCCGACAACCTGGTGTCGGTCAGTGTGTCGGCGACCGTCGTGGTCGCCGCCGACGCGGCCGCGCTCGTCTGCTACCACTGGCTGCCGCTGGCCCGCCGCGGCCAGACGCTGGGCAAACGGCTCTTCGGCATGCGCGTGGTCGCGGCCGACACCGGCCACCTGGCGACCACGGGCCGCGCGGCCGCCCGCGCGGCCCTGCACCTGCTGCTGCTGGTGCCGTGCCTGCTCGGTCAGGTCGCCAGCGGTATCCTGCTGCTCACCGACGAGCCCGTTCGCCGGTCCGCGCTGGACCGGATGACCAAAACGCGCGTCGTGGAGGTCTGACCCGGTTCGTCGGCCGTGTCTTCGGGCGCGCGACCGGTGTTTCGGATACCGAAGAGCCCGGGCGGCCGGGTTCCGGGCCGATGCCGGGCATCCCGGCGGGCAGACCCGCGCCGCCGGCGGCGCGGGTCTGCCCGCCGCGGCCATGCGGCGGGCGGCGGGCCGCTGCCTACCGTTTCATCCGGCGGGACGCAGCGCGGCCGCCGCGCGTGCCAGGGACTCCACACGGTCCCAGTCGCCCGCCGAGACCGCGTCGGCCGGGGTGAGCCAGGTGCCGCCCACGCAGCCGACGTTGGGCAGCGCCAGATAGTCGGCCGCGGATTCGGCGGTGACGCCGCCGGTGGGGCAGAACCGCACCTGCGGCAGCGGGCCCGACAGCGACTTCAGATACGGGCGCCCGCCCGCCGCCTCGGCGGGGAAGAACTTCATCGCCGTGACCCCGAGCTCCAGCAGCGCCAGCGCCTCCGAGGCCGTGGCCACGCCCGGCAGCGCGGGCAGCCCGGTCCGGCTCATCGCCTCGTACAGGCCGGGGGTGCAGCCCGGCGAGACCAGAAACGCGGCCCCGGCCTCGGCGGCGGCGTCGGCCTGCTCGGCCGAGGTCACCGTGCCCGCGCCCACTACGGCCTCGGGGACCTCGGCGGCGATGCGCGCGACGGCCTCCAGCGCGGCCTCGGTGCGCAGGGTCACCTCCACGGCCGGCAGGCCGCCGGCGACCAGCGCGCGGGCCAGCGGAACGGCGGTCTGCGCCTCGGAGAGCACCACCACCGGGATCACCGGCGCCAGCGCGAAGAGGTCGTCACTGCTGCGCGGGTTCATGGGCTTCTCCTTGCACGGGTTCGAGACGCTGGTCGAGGCGGGCGGCCGCGCCCAGCAGGGCCGGGTCCCGGGCCACGATCAGCGTAGTGGCGATGCCTTCGAGGTAGTCGGCCATGCGGTGCTTGTCCTCGAAGCGGCGCCGGAATCCGCTGGACTGCACGATGGGGATGATACGCGGCAGAATCCCCCCGCCCAGGAACACGCCTCCCGTGGCCCCCA is a window from the Streptomonospora litoralis genome containing:
- the pabB gene encoding aminodeoxychorismate synthase component I — protein: MRPLLVDNHDSYTYNLFQLIAEVAGTEPDVWSNDDPRLARRGLSARPWIVVSPGPGHPARARDLGLLTDALRRAPDVPVLGVCLGHQALVHLAGGDVGAAPRPRHGYLSRIRHRARGLFAGIPQDFTAVRYHSLAARRPLPAELAATAFAEDGVVMAAEHTELPRWGVQFHPESVAGEYGRDLLANFRHLAGAVPRRRHGAAPGAGGSAAARSCSTGGGQARPATAPRPPPPHVRTLERAVDTEAAFARLHAASPYAFWLDSSRTGGTGRFSFLGDAGGDDGEVLTYRVGEGAVDVAPPAGAPIRREPGTIFDALRRRTPARPAAPTGLPFDFTGGYVGYLGYELKADCGGAAAHRSPLPDAVWLRCDRVVAVDHANDRTYLVARGAGARSWAEETARTLAALDPAPAPSAAAAPGGDLETLLERNREGYLTDVKECLARLEEGESYEICLTDRLRVPAPADGLAYYRRLRRAAPAPYAALLQLGGTAVYSASPERFLRIGADGTAESRPIKGTAPRAADRAEDARRAEELRTGAKTRAENLMIVDLLRNDLGRVCEVGSVEVPRFMYTESYSTVHQLVSTVRGRLRAGAHPVDAVRACFPGGSMTGAPKLRTMEIIDRLENSARGVYSGALGYLSHEGTADLSVVIRTAVAHDGTLTVGAGGAVVLDSDPQEEYAEMLLKAAVALSGR
- the eda gene encoding bifunctional 4-hydroxy-2-oxoglutarate aldolase/2-dehydro-3-deoxy-phosphogluconate aldolase; translation: MNPRSSDDLFALAPVIPVVVLSEAQTAVPLARALVAGGLPAVEVTLRTEAALEAVARIAAEVPEAVVGAGTVTSAEQADAAAEAGAAFLVSPGCTPGLYEAMSRTGLPALPGVATASEALALLELGVTAMKFFPAEAAGGRPYLKSLSGPLPQVRFCPTGGVTAESAADYLALPNVGCVGGTWLTPADAVSAGDWDRVESLARAAAALRPAG
- a CDS encoding RDD family protein: MPEPEDPRHPGGGPYPPPSAPDAPRSRPADPGRRMLAFAVDLVLTLVLFYVLFLLGMAASYGVVTGLGLPDNLVSVSVSATVVVAADAAALVCYHWLPLARRGQTLGKRLFGMRVVAADTGHLATTGRAAARAALHLLLLVPCLLGQVASGILLLTDEPVRRSALDRMTKTRVVEV